In Pseudomonas sp. MYb327, one DNA window encodes the following:
- a CDS encoding MdtB/MuxB family multidrug efflux RND transporter permease subunit codes for MNLSRLFILRPVATTLSMLAIVLAGMIAYRLLPVSALPQVDYPTIRVMTLYPGASPDVMTSAVTAPLERQFGQMPGLTQMASTSSGGASVLTLRFSLDINMDVAEQQVQAAINAATNLLPKDLPAPPVYNKVNPADTPVLTLAITSKTMLLPKLNDLVDTRMAQKIAQISGVGMVSIAGGQRQAVRIKVNPEALAANGLNLSDVRTLIGASNVNQPKGNFDGPTRVSMLDANDQLTSPKDYANLILAYANGAPLRLKDVAEIVDGAENERLAAWANENQAVLLNIQRQPGANVIEVVDRIKALLPSITDNLPAGLEVTVLTDRTQTIRASVKDVQHELLIAIALVVMVTFLFLRRASATIIPSVAVPLSLIGTFGVMYLAGFSVNNLTLMALTIATGFVVDDAIVMLENISRFIEEGDSPLNAALKGAKQIGFTLISLTLSLIAVLIPLLFMADVVGRLFREFAITLAVAILISLVVSLTLTPMMCARLLKREPKEEEQGRFYRASGAFIDWMIAAYGRKLQWVLKHQPLTLMVAIGTLALTVFLYMVVPKGFFPVQDTGVIQGISEAPQSISFAAMSERQQELAKVILADPAVESLSSYIGVDGDNSTLNSGRLLINLKSHSDRDLSATDVIARLQPELNKLVGIRLFMQPVQDLTIEDRVSRTQYQFSMSSPDSELLSLWSGRLVEALADRPELTDVASDLQDKGLQVYLVIDRDAASRVGVSVSNITDALYDAFGQRQISTIYTQASQYRVVLQSQSGEKIGPQALDQIHVKTTDGGQVRLSSLAHIEERQAQLAITHIGQFPAVMMSFNLAPGVALGHAVDIIEQVQKDIGMPIGVQTQFQGAAEAFQASLSSTLLLILAAVVTMYIVLGVLYESYIHPITILSTLPSAAVGALLALILSGNDLGMIAIIGIILLIGIVKKNAIMMIDFALDAERNQGMDPQTAIYQAALLRFRPILMTTLAALFGAVPLMLATGSGAELRQPLGLVMVGGLLLSQVLTLFTTPVIYLYFDRLGRRWGRKPEPVEAVEQP; via the coding sequence ATGAATCTCTCGCGGCTGTTCATCCTTCGCCCGGTAGCGACCACCCTGAGCATGCTTGCCATCGTGCTGGCCGGCATGATCGCCTATCGCTTGCTACCGGTGTCGGCTTTGCCTCAGGTCGATTACCCGACCATTCGGGTCATGACGCTCTATCCCGGCGCCAGTCCGGACGTCATGACCAGCGCCGTGACCGCGCCACTTGAGCGCCAGTTCGGACAGATGCCGGGCCTGACGCAAATGGCGTCGACCAGTTCTGGCGGCGCCTCGGTGTTGACCCTGCGTTTCAGCCTCGACATCAACATGGACGTCGCCGAGCAACAGGTGCAGGCCGCGATCAATGCCGCGACCAACCTGTTGCCCAAGGATCTGCCGGCACCGCCGGTGTACAACAAGGTCAACCCGGCGGATACCCCGGTGCTGACCCTGGCCATCACTTCCAAGACCATGTTGCTGCCCAAGCTCAACGACTTGGTCGACACCCGCATGGCGCAGAAAATCGCCCAGATCAGCGGCGTCGGCATGGTCAGCATTGCCGGCGGTCAGCGTCAGGCGGTGCGAATCAAGGTCAACCCCGAAGCCCTTGCGGCCAATGGCCTGAACCTGTCAGACGTGCGCACGCTGATCGGCGCTTCCAACGTCAACCAGCCCAAGGGCAACTTCGACGGCCCGACCCGGGTGTCGATGCTCGATGCAAACGATCAACTGACCTCGCCCAAGGACTACGCCAACCTGATCCTGGCCTACGCCAACGGCGCGCCCTTGCGACTCAAGGATGTGGCGGAAATCGTCGACGGCGCCGAAAACGAACGTCTGGCGGCATGGGCCAACGAGAACCAGGCCGTACTGCTGAACATCCAGCGTCAGCCCGGGGCCAATGTGATTGAGGTGGTGGACCGGATCAAGGCCTTGCTGCCGAGCATCACCGACAACCTGCCGGCCGGCCTTGAAGTAACTGTGCTGACCGACCGCACCCAAACCATCCGCGCCTCGGTCAAAGACGTACAGCATGAATTGCTGATCGCCATCGCCCTGGTGGTCATGGTCACGTTCCTGTTCCTGCGTCGGGCCAGCGCCACGATCATCCCCTCGGTGGCCGTGCCGTTGTCGCTGATCGGCACCTTTGGCGTGATGTACCTCGCGGGCTTCTCGGTCAACAACCTGACCCTGATGGCCCTGACCATCGCCACCGGTTTCGTGGTGGACGATGCGATCGTGATGCTGGAGAACATTTCCCGATTCATTGAAGAGGGCGACAGCCCCTTGAATGCGGCGCTCAAGGGCGCAAAACAGATCGGCTTCACCCTGATTTCCCTGACCCTGTCGCTGATTGCCGTGTTGATCCCGCTGCTGTTCATGGCGGACGTGGTGGGGCGACTGTTCCGCGAATTCGCCATCACTCTGGCGGTGGCGATCCTGATTTCCCTGGTGGTGTCCCTGACCCTGACGCCGATGATGTGCGCGCGTCTGCTCAAGCGTGAACCCAAGGAAGAAGAGCAGGGCCGCTTCTATCGAGCCAGTGGCGCCTTCATCGACTGGATGATCGCCGCGTACGGGCGCAAGTTGCAGTGGGTGCTCAAGCACCAGCCGCTGACCCTGATGGTGGCCATCGGCACCCTGGCATTGACGGTGTTTCTGTACATGGTCGTGCCCAAGGGCTTTTTCCCGGTGCAGGATACCGGCGTGATCCAGGGCATTTCCGAAGCGCCGCAATCGATCTCCTTCGCGGCGATGAGCGAGCGTCAGCAGGAATTGGCCAAGGTGATTCTCGCCGACCCGGCAGTTGAGAGCCTGTCGTCCTACATCGGCGTCGACGGCGACAACTCGACCCTCAACAGCGGTCGCTTGCTGATTAACCTCAAATCCCACAGCGACCGCGACCTGAGCGCGACCGACGTGATTGCGCGCCTGCAACCGGAACTGAACAAACTGGTAGGCATCCGCCTGTTCATGCAGCCGGTGCAGGACTTGACCATCGAGGACCGGGTCAGCCGCACGCAGTACCAGTTCAGCATGTCGTCGCCAGACTCGGAGTTGTTGAGCCTGTGGAGCGGGCGTCTGGTGGAAGCCCTGGCCGATCGCCCGGAACTCACCGACGTTGCCAGCGACTTGCAGGACAAGGGTTTGCAGGTTTATCTGGTGATCGACCGCGATGCTGCGTCGCGGGTCGGCGTATCAGTGTCGAACATCACTGATGCGTTGTACGACGCATTCGGCCAGCGGCAGATTTCCACCATCTACACCCAGGCCAGCCAGTATCGCGTGGTCCTGCAATCGCAGTCCGGCGAGAAGATCGGTCCGCAGGCGCTGGATCAGATTCACGTCAAAACCACCGATGGCGGGCAAGTGCGCCTGTCCAGCCTGGCGCACATCGAAGAGCGTCAGGCACAACTGGCGATCACGCATATTGGTCAGTTCCCGGCCGTGATGATGTCGTTCAACCTCGCGCCCGGCGTGGCGTTGGGGCATGCGGTGGACATTATCGAGCAGGTGCAGAAGGACATTGGCATGCCGATTGGCGTGCAAACTCAATTCCAGGGCGCGGCGGAAGCGTTCCAGGCCTCGCTGTCGAGCACCTTGTTGCTGATCCTGGCGGCGGTGGTGACCATGTACATCGTGCTGGGCGTTCTCTACGAGAGCTACATCCACCCGATCACCATTCTTTCGACCTTGCCCTCGGCGGCGGTCGGCGCCTTGCTGGCGTTGATCCTCAGCGGCAACGACCTGGGCATGATCGCGATCATCGGCATCATTCTGCTGATCGGTATCGTCAAGAAGAACGCGATCATGATGATCGACTTCGCCCTCGACGCCGAGCGCAATCAGGGCATGGACCCGCAGACGGCGATTTATCAGGCGGCGCTGCTGCGTTTCCGGCCGATCCTGATGACCACGCTGGCAGCCTTGTTCGGCGCGGTGCCGTTGATGCTGGCTACCGGTTCTGGCGCGGAGTTGCGTCAACCGCTGGGCCTGGTGATGGTGGGCGGGCTGTTGCTGAGTCAGGTCTTGACCTTGTTCACCACGCCGGTGATCTATCTGTATTTCGATCGTCTGGGTCGACGTTGGGGTCGCAAGCCTGAGCCCGTGGAAGCGGTAGAGCAGCCATGA
- a CDS encoding efflux RND transporter permease subunit has translation MNLSGPFIKRPVATMLLSLAIMLLGGVSFGLLPVSPLPQMDFPVIVVQASLPGASPEVMASTVATPLERSFGAIAGVNTMSSRSSQGSTRVILQFDLDRDINGAAREVQAAINASRNLLPSGMRSMPTYKKVNPSQAPIMVLSLTSDVLEKGQLYDLASTILSQSLSQVQGVGEVQIGGSSLPAVRIELEPQALNQYGVALDDVRNTIANANVRRPKGSVEDSQRLWQVQANDQLEKAKDYESLIIHYANGAALRLKDVAKVSDGVEDRYNSGFFNDDAAVLLVINRQAGANIIETVNEIKAQLPALQAVLPASVKLNLAMDRSPVIKATLHEAEMTLLIAVALVILVVFLFLGNFRASLIPTLAVPVSLVGTFAVMYLYGFSLNNLSLMALILATGLVVDDAIVVLENISRHIDAGIRPMKAAYLGAQEVGFTLLSMNVSLVAVFLSILFMGGIIESLFREFSITLAASIVVSLVVSLTLTPMLCARWLKPHTPGQENRLQRWSQRANEWMVGKYATSLDWVLRHRRLTLLSLLVTIGVNIALYVVVPKTFLPQQDTGQLIGFVRGDDGLSFSVMQPKMEIFRRAVLKDDAVESVAGFIGGTNGTNNAFMLVRLKPIKERSISAQKVIERLRKEMPKVAGAQLMLMADQDLQFGGGREQTTSQYSYILQSGDLGALREWYPKVVTALKALPELTAIDAREGRGAQQVMLIVDRDQAKRLGVDMDMVTAVLNNAYSQRQISTIYDSLNQYQVVMEVNPKYAQDPNTLKQVQVITADGARIPLSTIAHYENSLEDDRVSHEGQFASESIAFDMAEGVTVEQGSAAIERAIASVGLPEDVIAKMAGTADAFAATQKSQPWMILGALVAVYLVLGVLYESYIHPLTILSTLPSAGVGALLSIYALGGEFSLISLLGLFLLIGVVKKNAILMIDLALQLERQQGMAPLESIRNACLQRLRPILMTTLAAILGALPLLLSRAEGAEMRQPLGLTIIGGLIFSQVLTLYTTPVVYLYLDKLRHRFNHWRGVRTDAALETPL, from the coding sequence ATGAACCTCTCCGGTCCTTTCATCAAGCGCCCGGTAGCGACCATGTTGTTGAGCCTGGCCATCATGCTGCTGGGTGGCGTGAGCTTCGGCCTGTTGCCGGTGTCGCCGTTGCCGCAAATGGACTTCCCGGTGATCGTGGTCCAGGCCAGCCTGCCGGGCGCGAGCCCCGAGGTCATGGCTTCGACCGTGGCCACGCCGCTGGAACGATCCTTCGGCGCCATCGCCGGGGTCAACACCATGAGCAGCCGTTCCAGCCAGGGCTCGACCCGGGTGATCCTGCAATTCGACCTTGACCGCGACATCAACGGCGCGGCGCGGGAAGTGCAGGCGGCGATCAACGCCTCGCGCAACCTGCTGCCCAGCGGGATGCGCAGCATGCCGACCTACAAGAAGGTCAACCCGTCCCAGGCGCCGATCATGGTTTTGTCGCTGACTTCGGATGTGCTGGAAAAAGGCCAGCTCTACGATTTGGCGTCGACCATCCTGTCCCAGAGCCTGTCGCAAGTGCAGGGTGTCGGCGAAGTGCAGATCGGTGGCAGTTCCTTGCCGGCGGTGCGCATCGAGCTTGAACCCCAGGCGCTGAACCAGTACGGCGTGGCCCTGGACGACGTGCGCAACACCATTGCCAATGCCAACGTGCGCCGGCCTAAGGGTTCGGTGGAAGACAGTCAGAGGCTCTGGCAAGTCCAGGCCAACGATCAACTGGAAAAAGCCAAGGATTACGAGTCGCTGATCATCCATTACGCAAACGGTGCGGCCCTGCGCCTGAAGGATGTGGCGAAAGTCAGCGACGGCGTCGAGGACCGCTACAACAGCGGTTTCTTCAACGATGACGCGGCGGTGTTGCTGGTGATCAACCGTCAGGCCGGCGCCAACATCATCGAGACGGTCAACGAGATCAAGGCACAGTTGCCGGCGTTGCAGGCAGTGCTGCCGGCCAGTGTCAAACTGAACCTGGCCATGGACCGCTCGCCGGTGATCAAGGCCACGTTGCACGAAGCGGAAATGACCCTGCTGATCGCGGTGGCGCTGGTGATACTGGTGGTGTTCCTGTTCCTCGGTAACTTCCGCGCTTCGCTGATTCCGACCCTGGCGGTACCGGTGTCCCTGGTCGGCACCTTTGCGGTGATGTACCTCTACGGCTTTTCACTGAACAACCTGTCGCTGATGGCGCTGATCCTGGCCACGGGGTTGGTTGTGGACGACGCCATCGTGGTGCTGGAGAACATTTCCCGGCACATCGACGCGGGCATTCGGCCGATGAAGGCGGCGTACCTCGGCGCCCAGGAAGTCGGCTTCACCTTGCTCTCGATGAACGTGTCTTTGGTGGCTGTGTTCCTGTCGATCCTGTTCATGGGCGGGATCATTGAGAGCCTGTTCCGCGAATTCTCCATTACGCTGGCGGCGTCCATCGTCGTTTCGCTGGTGGTTTCCCTGACGCTGACACCGATGCTCTGCGCGCGCTGGCTCAAGCCGCATACGCCGGGCCAGGAAAACCGCCTGCAACGCTGGAGCCAACGGGCCAACGAATGGATGGTCGGCAAGTATGCGACCAGTCTCGATTGGGTGCTGCGTCATCGCAGGTTGACGCTGCTTAGCCTGTTGGTGACCATCGGAGTGAACATTGCGCTGTATGTCGTTGTACCCAAGACGTTTTTGCCTCAGCAGGACACCGGGCAACTGATTGGTTTTGTGCGTGGCGATGACGGCCTGTCGTTCAGCGTGATGCAGCCGAAAATGGAAATTTTCCGCCGCGCCGTGCTCAAGGACGATGCGGTGGAGAGCGTCGCCGGTTTCATCGGCGGCACCAACGGCACCAATAACGCATTCATGCTGGTTCGTCTGAAACCGATCAAGGAACGCAGTATCTCTGCGCAGAAAGTGATCGAGCGCCTGCGCAAGGAAATGCCCAAGGTCGCCGGCGCGCAGTTGATGCTGATGGCCGACCAGGACCTGCAATTCGGTGGTGGCCGAGAACAGACCACGTCGCAGTATTCCTACATCTTGCAAAGTGGTGATCTGGGCGCGTTGCGCGAGTGGTATCCGAAAGTGGTCACCGCGCTCAAGGCCTTGCCGGAGCTGACCGCGATTGACGCCCGTGAAGGCCGTGGCGCCCAGCAAGTGATGCTGATCGTCGACCGCGATCAGGCCAAACGCCTGGGTGTAGACATGGACATGGTCACGGCGGTGTTGAACAACGCCTATAGCCAGCGGCAGATTTCGACCATCTACGACAGCCTCAACCAATATCAGGTGGTGATGGAGGTCAACCCGAAATACGCCCAGGACCCGAATACCCTCAAGCAGGTGCAGGTGATTACCGCCGACGGTGCGCGGATTCCGCTGTCGACCATCGCCCATTACGAAAACAGCCTGGAGGACGACCGCGTCAGCCACGAAGGCCAGTTCGCCTCGGAAAGCATTGCCTTCGACATGGCCGAAGGCGTGACGGTGGAGCAGGGCAGCGCCGCCATTGAGCGGGCGATTGCCTCGGTGGGCTTGCCGGAAGACGTCATTGCGAAAATGGCCGGCACCGCCGACGCCTTCGCCGCGACCCAGAAGAGTCAGCCGTGGATGATCCTGGGCGCGCTGGTCGCGGTGTACCTGGTGCTGGGCGTGCTGTATGAAAGTTACATCCATCCGCTGACCATCCTGTCGACGTTGCCTTCGGCCGGGGTCGGCGCATTACTGTCGATCTATGCGCTGGGCGGTGAATTCAGCCTGATTTCGTTGCTCGGTCTGTTCCTGCTGATCGGCGTGGTGAAGAAAAACGCCATTCTGATGATCGACCTGGCCTTGCAGCTCGAACGCCAGCAAGGCATGGCGCCGCTGGAATCGATTCGCAACGCCTGTTTGCAACGTTTGCGGCCGATCCTGATGACCACCCTGGCGGCGATCCTGGGTGCCTTGCCGTTGCTGCTCAGCCGTGCCGAAGGCGCGGAAATGCGCCAGCCGCTGGGCCTGACCATCATCGGCGGGCTGATTTTCAGCCAGGTGCTGACCCTTTACACCACCCCGGTGGTTTACCTCTATCTGGACAAACTGCGCCATCGCTTCAACCACTGGCGTGGAGTGCGTACCGATGCTGCTCTGGAAACTCCGCTATGA